In one window of Deltaproteobacteria bacterium DNA:
- a CDS encoding ribbon-helix-helix protein, CopG family has protein sequence MNVTVKMPPEMKKALEKLAKQEFSSVSGILKKAAEKYLLEHGIDWRKEQ, from the coding sequence GTGAACGTCACGGTCAAAATGCCACCAGAGATGAAAAAGGCGTTGGAGAAACTGGCAAAACAGGAGTTTTCTTCTGTTTCAGGTATCCTCAAGAAAGCCGCTGAGAAGTATCTGCTCGAGCATGGGATTGACTGGAGAAAAGAGCAGTAA